The following coding sequences lie in one Thermosulfuriphilus ammonigenes genomic window:
- the polX gene encoding DNA polymerase/3'-5' exonuclease PolX, with translation MKNKEVAEVLRHIAALLEIKGDNPFRVRAYQRAAQNIEALTVDVEELARAGKLERIPGIGKDLAQKIKEIISTGTCQKYEDLKREVPPELINLLSIPGVGPKTAKLLYEKLGIKSIEELERACLEHRVSRLPGIRSKTEENILRGIQLLKQHVGRRPLGEILPLAEALVEMLRRQAPVDRIDVAGSIRRRRETVKDIDILVTSRNPARIMEVFVSLPLVGEIIARGETKTSVRLKEGIQVDLRAVDPACYGAALAYFTGSKAHNIRIRELGVQRGLKINEYGIFRGDERVGGREEEEVFAAVDLPWIPPELREDRGEIEAAQAGQLPRLVNYDEIKGDFHVHSLFSDGTASVEEIGAKARQLGLKWVGICDHSQGLRVAGGLTPKDIAAKKAAIQAFNRHSKDVKLLFGTEVDILSDGRLDYPDDLLREFELVIASIHSGFRQDEATLTGRILAAIENPLVHIVGHPTGRLIGERDPYPLDLKTIFSAAQKAGVALEINAYYKRLDLNDVNTRAAKEAGVLLAIGTDAHSLEQMNFLSLGVAVARRGWCEPQNILNTFSYRQLKEWLKKKVS, from the coding sequence ATGAAGAACAAAGAGGTGGCCGAGGTTCTGCGCCATATTGCCGCCCTTTTAGAAATTAAAGGCGATAATCCCTTCCGGGTTCGGGCCTATCAGAGGGCCGCTCAAAACATCGAGGCCCTCACTGTAGACGTAGAGGAACTGGCCCGGGCCGGAAAGCTGGAACGGATTCCCGGTATCGGTAAGGATCTGGCCCAGAAGATTAAGGAGATCATCAGCACCGGTACCTGTCAGAAGTACGAAGACTTAAAGAGAGAAGTTCCTCCTGAGCTGATAAACCTCCTGTCCATCCCCGGAGTGGGCCCTAAAACGGCCAAGCTTCTCTATGAAAAGCTGGGCATAAAGAGCATTGAGGAGCTGGAACGGGCCTGTTTGGAACATCGGGTAAGCCGCCTGCCTGGAATCCGATCCAAGACCGAAGAGAACATCCTGCGGGGAATCCAGCTCCTCAAACAGCACGTGGGGCGGCGACCTCTTGGGGAGATCCTGCCCTTGGCCGAGGCCCTGGTTGAGATGCTTCGCCGCCAGGCGCCTGTAGATCGAATCGATGTGGCTGGTTCCATCAGACGGCGACGGGAAACAGTCAAGGATATCGACATCCTGGTGACCTCCCGCAACCCCGCCAGGATCATGGAGGTCTTCGTCTCCCTGCCCCTGGTGGGTGAGATTATTGCCCGGGGAGAAACCAAAACCAGCGTCCGGCTCAAGGAGGGTATCCAGGTGGATCTCCGGGCGGTTGATCCCGCCTGCTACGGAGCCGCTCTGGCCTACTTTACGGGATCCAAGGCCCATAACATCCGCATCCGGGAGCTGGGGGTCCAGAGGGGCCTTAAGATTAATGAGTACGGTATCTTCCGGGGGGATGAAAGGGTGGGGGGCCGGGAGGAGGAAGAAGTCTTTGCTGCCGTTGACCTTCCCTGGATCCCTCCCGAACTCCGGGAAGACCGCGGGGAAATCGAGGCCGCCCAGGCCGGGCAACTTCCCCGCCTGGTGAATTATGATGAGATAAAGGGAGACTTTCATGTCCATTCCCTCTTCAGTGATGGGACAGCCTCCGTAGAAGAGATCGGAGCCAAGGCCAGACAGCTTGGTCTTAAGTGGGTGGGGATCTGTGATCACTCCCAAGGGCTACGGGTGGCCGGAGGGCTGACCCCAAAGGATATCGCCGCCAAGAAGGCCGCAATCCAGGCCTTCAACCGCCATAGCAAGGATGTCAAGCTCCTCTTTGGGACTGAGGTAGATATCCTTTCTGATGGCCGTCTGGACTACCCAGATGATCTCCTGCGAGAATTTGAGCTGGTAATTGCCTCTATTCATAGTGGCTTCCGTCAAGACGAAGCCACCCTGACCGGCCGGATTCTAGCGGCCATTGAAAACCCTTTAGTCCACATCGTTGGTCATCCTACTGGCCGGCTCATCGGAGAAAGAGATCCCTATCCTCTGGATCTTAAGACCATCTTCTCCGCCGCCCAAAAGGCGGGAGTGGCCCTGGAGATAAACGCCTATTACAAACGCCTTGACTTAAACGACGTAAATACCCGGGCAGCCAAAGAGGCCGGAGTCCTTCTGGCTATCGGCACCGATGCCCATAGTCTGGAACAAATGAATTTTCTTTCCCTAGGGGTAGCCGTGGCCCGAAGGGGTTGGTGTGAACCGCAGAACATTTTAAATACCTTCTCCTACCGCCAGCTAAAAGAATGGCTAAAGAAGAAAGTCTCCTGA
- a CDS encoding ATP-binding protein: protein MSKRVRKIIEIDEELCDGCGQCVPACAEGAIEIVNGKARLVAEKYCDGLGACLGECPKGALRIVERPAEEFDEEAVKKYLEEKKKAQNKDGFTCPSARLQFYAQGAPACETANIPRAQTNSALCHWPIQIRLVPPTAPFLKGARLLVAADCTPVAYPRLHEDFLQGRIILLGCPKFDDPQGYIEKFSQIFAQADIKDITALIMEVPCCGGLPVMIKKGMELAGKDIPLRVVTIGTRGAILREEDW, encoded by the coding sequence ATGTCCAAGAGAGTGCGAAAGATAATCGAAATAGACGAAGAACTCTGTGATGGTTGCGGCCAGTGTGTGCCAGCCTGCGCCGAAGGGGCCATAGAGATCGTTAACGGCAAAGCCAGACTGGTGGCTGAAAAGTATTGTGACGGCCTGGGGGCCTGCCTTGGTGAGTGTCCAAAGGGGGCTCTGAGAATCGTTGAGCGTCCGGCGGAGGAGTTTGACGAGGAGGCCGTAAAAAAATATCTGGAAGAAAAGAAAAAGGCCCAAAACAAGGATGGCTTTACCTGCCCTTCTGCCAGGCTTCAGTTCTACGCTCAAGGAGCCCCTGCCTGTGAGACAGCCAATATTCCCCGGGCCCAGACCAATTCAGCCCTTTGCCACTGGCCCATTCAGATTCGGCTAGTTCCCCCCACGGCCCCTTTCCTTAAAGGAGCCAGACTCTTGGTGGCCGCCGACTGCACCCCGGTGGCCTATCCGCGGCTACACGAGGATTTTCTCCAGGGGAGAATCATCCTTCTCGGATGCCCCAAGTTCGACGACCCTCAGGGGTATATAGAAAAGTTCTCCCAGATCTTTGCCCAGGCAGACATTAAAGACATCACCGCTCTTATTATGGAAGTGCCCTGTTGCGGCGGTCTGCCGGTAATGATCAAAAAGGGTATGGAGCTGGCCGGCAAAGACATTCCTCTCCGGGTGGTGACCATTGGCACCCGGGGAGCCATCCTCCGGGAAGAGGACTGGTAA
- a CDS encoding 4Fe-4S binding protein has protein sequence MRWEPEAETLIKRVPFFVRGRVRKQVEEFVRAKGKSTISEADVLEAKRVLRDKAAQVREGFAVEACFGASGCPNAVTNSGELIKKMESLLKEADLTSFLQEKVGGPLKHHHQFRVGISECPNACSQVHIRDFALIGQANVGVTTEPCLACGECLKVCEEEAIKLADGPIIDSERCLACGACSRVCPSGTLEVVSTGYRILLGGKLGRHPRLATEYLPLADEKRALEVLEATVSLYKKLNQRGERLGTIIQKIGWERFKRLLATELKD, from the coding sequence ATGCGCTGGGAACCAGAGGCCGAGACCCTCATCAAACGGGTACCCTTCTTTGTTCGAGGACGGGTGCGCAAACAGGTGGAGGAGTTTGTCCGGGCCAAAGGTAAAAGTACCATCTCGGAGGCTGATGTCCTCGAGGCCAAGAGGGTCTTAAGGGACAAGGCGGCCCAGGTACGAGAGGGGTTTGCCGTGGAGGCCTGTTTTGGGGCCAGCGGTTGTCCCAATGCCGTAACCAATTCTGGCGAGCTTATCAAAAAGATGGAATCCCTCCTTAAAGAGGCCGATCTGACCAGTTTCCTTCAGGAAAAGGTGGGCGGCCCGCTTAAGCACCACCATCAATTTCGGGTGGGTATATCCGAGTGCCCCAATGCCTGCTCCCAGGTCCACATTCGGGATTTTGCCCTTATCGGTCAGGCCAACGTCGGGGTAACCACTGAACCTTGTCTGGCCTGTGGAGAGTGCCTAAAGGTTTGTGAAGAAGAGGCCATCAAGCTGGCCGATGGGCCGATAATCGACTCCGAGCGCTGTCTGGCCTGTGGGGCGTGCTCTCGGGTTTGCCCCTCAGGGACGTTGGAAGTCGTTTCCACGGGCTACAGGATACTTCTGGGAGGGAAACTGGGGCGCCATCCCCGGCTGGCGACAGAATATCTCCCTCTGGCCGACGAAAAAAGGGCCCTTGAGGTCCTTGAGGCCACCGTTTCCCTCTACAAAAAGCTGAACCAGCGGGGTGAACGCCTGGGAACCATTATTCAGAAGATCGGCTGGGAGCGATTCAAAAGGCTTCTGGCTACCGAACTTAAAGACTAG
- a CDS encoding ferredoxin → MARLVVDRELCIGCGTCVELCPEVFELDEEEKSQVKDEEACSRCDCQEAIDTCPVEAISWQE, encoded by the coding sequence ATGGCCCGATTGGTGGTTGATCGAGAGCTTTGCATAGGTTGCGGCACCTGCGTGGAGCTGTGCCCGGAGGTCTTTGAGCTGGACGAAGAGGAAAAGTCGCAGGTCAAAGATGAAGAGGCCTGCTCCCGTTGTGACTGCCAGGAGGCCATAGACACCTGCCCGGTGGAGGCCATCTCCTGGCAAGAGTAG
- a CDS encoding multiheme c-type cytochrome → MGRVKLSGLLVFIFFLTSGSPIWAKPSSCEDCHLKVTPGIVKDFHRSKMSETLTCASCHGREHQSANDVDKAKLPSIETCQRCHPKQAKQYMSGKHFLGWIALKAMPTTHLQPEAFIKGRKGCGGCHSLGATAEAKRQPDYPKYAMDCQNCHTRHAFSKAEAQEPEACMTCHMGFDHPQWEMWSSSKHGVIYRLDRLMGRAIDERRGPRCQTCHMPDGDHRVMTAWGFLGLRLPEKDKEWLSWRLTILKAFRVLDPQGKPTDRLEVIKAGKVARLTEEEWQAEREKMVRTCQRCHNSAFVKEQLHQADMMLREADRLFAQAIEIVASLRKEGIIKSEDNNPYPDLLRFYETPYKIEQLLYMMFMDYRMKTFQGAFHMNPDYTTWYGYAKMKKTLVEIKELAQKMRHQAQEKI, encoded by the coding sequence ATGGGAAGAGTCAAACTAAGCGGTCTTTTGGTCTTTATCTTTTTCCTGACCTCAGGCTCGCCGATCTGGGCCAAGCCATCTTCGTGTGAGGACTGTCATCTCAAGGTAACCCCGGGAATTGTCAAAGACTTTCACCGGAGCAAGATGTCTGAGACCCTCACCTGCGCCTCCTGCCATGGTCGAGAACACCAAAGCGCCAACGACGTAGATAAGGCCAAGCTACCCTCTATCGAAACCTGCCAGCGCTGCCATCCCAAGCAGGCCAAACAGTATATGAGCGGCAAGCATTTCTTGGGTTGGATCGCCCTGAAGGCCATGCCTACCACTCACCTGCAGCCGGAAGCCTTTATTAAGGGGCGCAAGGGCTGTGGCGGTTGCCACTCTCTGGGAGCCACGGCCGAGGCCAAACGCCAACCTGATTACCCCAAATATGCTATGGACTGTCAGAACTGCCACACCAGGCATGCCTTCTCCAAGGCCGAGGCTCAAGAACCTGAGGCCTGTATGACCTGCCATATGGGCTTTGACCATCCCCAGTGGGAAATGTGGTCTTCGTCCAAACACGGGGTGATCTACCGCCTTGATCGACTCATGGGTCGGGCCATTGATGAACGCCGGGGCCCCCGCTGTCAGACTTGCCACATGCCCGATGGAGATCATAGAGTGATGACCGCCTGGGGCTTTTTGGGCCTGAGACTCCCCGAAAAGGACAAGGAGTGGCTCTCCTGGCGCCTGACTATCCTTAAGGCCTTCCGGGTTCTCGATCCCCAGGGAAAGCCCACAGACAGGCTCGAGGTTATCAAGGCGGGCAAGGTAGCCCGACTTACTGAAGAGGAGTGGCAGGCTGAAAGGGAAAAGATGGTCCGAACCTGTCAGAGATGCCATAACAGCGCCTTTGTCAAAGAACAACTTCACCAGGCAGATATGATGCTCCGCGAGGCAGATCGCCTCTTTGCCCAGGCCATTGAGATTGTGGCCTCCCTGAGAAAGGAGGGGATCATCAAGTCGGAGGACAACAATCCCTACCCGGATCTTCTCCGTTTTTACGAAACCCCCTACAAGATCGAACAGCTTCTTTACATGATGTTTATGGACTACCGGATGAAGACCTTCCAGGGGGCCTTCCACATGAACCCCGACTACACCACCTGGTACGGATACGCCAAAATGAAAAAGACGCTGGTAGAGATTAAGGAATTGGCCCAAAAAATGCGCCACCAGGCCCAGGAAAAGATCTAA
- a CDS encoding phosphohydrolase, producing MRCPGQDTRYWKEDAIFEVKCPHCGGEVEFFKDEASRRCPGCGKRLPNPRMDFGCAAYCPYAEQCLGSISPELLKQRQEFLKDRLEKKVEPLLQKRPEAGQRAALRRRYAEQLVPEEGGRLALVIIASYLAEFPDQIQDILEDIRASEDMIAEVREILNSQNPTGLEARLFHDIDLLVRWEIEGKESPEEAFLTEAGRKAARARALRT from the coding sequence ATGCGCTGTCCCGGTCAGGATACCCGCTATTGGAAGGAAGATGCTATTTTTGAGGTCAAATGTCCCCACTGCGGTGGAGAGGTTGAGTTTTTTAAGGATGAGGCCTCTCGACGCTGTCCCGGATGTGGCAAACGTCTCCCTAATCCCCGCATGGACTTTGGCTGTGCTGCCTACTGTCCCTACGCCGAACAGTGTCTAGGTTCTATTTCCCCCGAGCTTCTCAAACAGCGCCAGGAGTTCCTTAAGGACCGCCTGGAGAAAAAGGTCGAGCCCCTTCTGCAAAAGCGTCCTGAGGCCGGCCAGAGGGCCGCTTTAAGGCGCCGTTATGCCGAACAGCTGGTTCCCGAGGAAGGTGGTCGGTTGGCCCTGGTAATCATCGCCTCCTATCTGGCCGAATTCCCCGACCAGATTCAAGATATCCTGGAAGACATAAGGGCCTCAGAAGACATGATCGCCGAGGTCAGAGAAATCCTGAACAGCCAAAATCCTACCGGCCTTGAGGCCCGGCTTTTCCACGACATTGATCTTCTGGTGCGCTGGGAGATCGAAGGCAAGGAGTCACCAGAAGAGGCCTTTCTTACTGAGGCCGGGCGCAAGGCTGCCCGAGCCAGGGCCTTAAGGACTTAG
- a CDS encoding lysophospholipid acyltransferase family protein has translation MAKIRGVIFVIFLVLSVLIMGPVAIFLGPFDRSGRLAHKVPRLWAKLLLKVAGVRLEVVGLEKLDPHGSYVFAANHASQFDIFALEAGLPFEIRWLAKKELFDIPIFGHGLRAVGNIPVDRENPREGLKSLAAAAEKVKEGLCVVIFPEGTRSPDGRLLPFKPGGMVLAIKSRRPLVPLSIVGSHEVLPKGKILPRPGKIRVIIGDPIDTRAYSLRDKERLAEDLRQKIAAGLNS, from the coding sequence ATGGCTAAGATCAGAGGGGTTATTTTTGTTATTTTCCTGGTTCTTTCGGTTCTTATTATGGGGCCTGTTGCTATTTTCCTCGGCCCCTTTGACCGTAGTGGTCGTCTGGCCCACAAAGTCCCCCGTCTTTGGGCTAAACTTCTCCTTAAAGTGGCTGGGGTTCGTCTGGAGGTGGTGGGCTTAGAGAAGCTTGATCCCCACGGATCCTATGTCTTTGCCGCTAATCATGCCAGCCAGTTTGATATCTTTGCTCTGGAGGCCGGCCTTCCCTTTGAGATTCGTTGGCTGGCCAAAAAGGAACTGTTTGATATTCCTATCTTTGGTCATGGCCTGCGGGCTGTGGGAAACATCCCGGTGGATCGCGAAAATCCCCGGGAGGGTCTAAAAAGCCTTGCCGCCGCCGCAGAAAAGGTAAAAGAGGGGCTCTGTGTGGTTATTTTCCCCGAGGGGACCAGGAGCCCTGATGGTCGGCTATTACCTTTTAAACCCGGGGGTATGGTTCTGGCTATAAAGAGTCGCCGTCCCCTTGTTCCTTTGAGTATCGTTGGTAGCCATGAGGTACTCCCTAAAGGCAAGATCCTCCCCCGTCCGGGGAAAATTCGGGTAATTATCGGAGACCCCATCGATACTCGAGCCTACAGCCTGAGGGATAAAGAACGCCTGGCCGAAGACCTCAGGCAGAAAATAGCCGCTGGCCTTAATAGCTAA